Genomic window (Terriglobales bacterium):
AGCCGGAGGTACTTTATGAAAACAGTGGTATGCACGCTGTTCCTACTGCTGGCCACTTATGCTCTGGCGCAACGGGCGGGTCAGACGCCGCAGCCGGGGCAGCCGCCTTACGGCACTCCTCCGACGTTGCCAGAAGAGCGAGGGCCCGGGCGGGGCAACCTGCCGCCGGACGAGCAAGCCAGCCCTCAGCAGATGTCGAGCGGAGAAGTGGAGCAGCAAATTCAGCAACACCTGAATTCAGAGCCCACATTGACCGGCGTGAAGCTCAACGCTTCAGCCACTAATAGCAAAGTCACTCTGAGCGGAACAGTGGATAACGAGCGGCAGCACGATCTCGCCGTTCGCATTGCCCAGTCTTATGCCGGCGACCGGCAGGTCGTGGACAAGATCAAACTCCGTCAGTAGTGAGATTCCATCCAAGGAGGTCAATATCCGATGAAGGTACGAGAAATCATGAGCTCGAACGCGGTCTGTTGCCTGCCGAGCGACACCGCGCAGACCGTAGCCCGTCTTATGCGTGAACGCAATGTCGGATCCATACCGGTAGTGAGCGATCAGCAATCCAAGAAGTTGGTCGGCATGGTCACAGACCGCGACCTGTGCGTGGGGATCGTGGCCGACGGACTGGATCCGAAGACTACCCGTGTTGAGAAATTCTTAACCGCACACCCTGTCAGCTGCCGCGAAGGCGAGAATGTGGAGAACTGCGAGCGGGCGATGCAGGAGCGTCAGGTCCGGCGCATTCCCGTGGTAGATGCGGAAGATCGCGTCATCGGCATTGTGGCTCAGGCTGATCTGGCACTGAAAGAGAAGCCAGACAGAGTCCACAAGACGGTGGCAGAAATTTCCCGAGCCAACCGGCCTTCCGCAGCTGCGTGAAGCAAAACCCGGCGGGTATCCCCCGCCGGGCTTTCTCCTGGATGAAGAGACCCGGTGAATGCCCAGTCCTA
Coding sequences:
- a CDS encoding BON domain-containing protein; the encoded protein is MKTVVCTLFLLLATYALAQRAGQTPQPGQPPYGTPPTLPEERGPGRGNLPPDEQASPQQMSSGEVEQQIQQHLNSEPTLTGVKLNASATNSKVTLSGTVDNERQHDLAVRIAQSYAGDRQVVDKIKLRQ
- a CDS encoding CBS domain-containing protein, with product MKVREIMSSNAVCCLPSDTAQTVARLMRERNVGSIPVVSDQQSKKLVGMVTDRDLCVGIVADGLDPKTTRVEKFLTAHPVSCREGENVENCERAMQERQVRRIPVVDAEDRVIGIVAQADLALKEKPDRVHKTVAEISRANRPSAAA